Proteins encoded together in one Bacteroides zoogleoformans window:
- the thrS gene encoding threonine--tRNA ligase yields the protein MIKITFPDGSVREYNEGVTGLQIAESISSRLAQDVLACGVNGETYDLGRPIMQDAEVVLYKWEDDQGKHAFWHTSAHLLAEALQELYPGIQFGIGPAIENGFYYDVDPGEEGIKEADLPVIEKKMAELASKKEAVVRKSIAKNDALKMFGDRGETYKCELISELEDGHITTYTQGAFTDLCRGPHLMTTAPIKAVKLTSVAGAYWRGQEDRKMMTRIYGITFPKKKMLDEYLVMLEEAKKRDHRKIGKEMDLFMFSDTVGKGLPMWLPKGTALRIRLQDFLRRIQARYDYQEVMCPPIGNKLLYITSGHYAKYGKDSFQPIHTPEEGEEYFLKPMNCPHHCMIYKNSPRSYKELPLRLAEFGTVCRYEQSGELHGLTRVRSFTQDDAHIFCRPDQVKDEFLRVMDIISIVFQSMNFENFEAQISLRDKVNREKYIGSDENWEKAERAIIEACEEKGLKARVEYGEAAFYGPKLDFMVKDAIGRRWQLGTIQVDYNLPERFQLEYTGADNQKHRPVMVHRAPFGSMERFVAVLIEHTAGKFPLWLTPDQVVVLPISEKFNDYAHEVEQYLKKYDIRAVVDERNEKIGRKIRDNEMKRIPYMLVVGEKEAENREVAVRKQGEGDQGTLKIEDFAKKVNEEIQNMINKW from the coding sequence ATGATAAAGATAACATTTCCAGACGGTTCCGTTCGTGAATACAACGAAGGGGTAACGGGGTTGCAAATTGCAGAAAGCATCAGTTCACGATTGGCTCAAGATGTACTGGCCTGTGGCGTGAACGGTGAAACTTATGATTTAGGGCGTCCTATCATGCAAGACGCTGAAGTTGTACTTTACAAATGGGAGGATGATCAAGGCAAACATGCTTTTTGGCATACCAGTGCTCACTTGTTGGCCGAAGCTTTACAGGAATTGTATCCCGGCATTCAGTTCGGTATAGGCCCTGCCATTGAGAATGGTTTCTATTATGACGTAGATCCGGGTGAAGAAGGTATTAAAGAAGCTGATCTTCCGGTCATTGAGAAAAAAATGGCAGAGTTAGCTTCTAAAAAAGAGGCGGTTGTCAGGAAGAGCATTGCGAAGAACGATGCCTTGAAGATGTTTGGCGACCGTGGCGAGACCTATAAATGTGAGCTGATTTCCGAATTGGAAGACGGACATATCACGACTTATACACAAGGGGCATTCACCGACTTGTGCCGCGGCCCTCACTTGATGACTACTGCACCTATTAAAGCCGTTAAGTTGACTTCTGTAGCCGGTGCTTATTGGCGTGGTCAAGAAGACCGTAAGATGATGACCCGTATCTACGGTATCACTTTCCCCAAGAAAAAAATGCTGGATGAATATCTGGTGATGCTGGAGGAAGCTAAAAAACGTGACCACCGTAAAATAGGTAAGGAAATGGATCTATTCATGTTTTCTGACACGGTGGGTAAGGGCTTGCCAATGTGGTTGCCCAAAGGAACTGCATTGCGTATCCGTTTGCAAGACTTTCTGCGCCGCATTCAGGCTCGCTATGATTACCAAGAGGTGATGTGCCCGCCTATCGGAAACAAGTTGCTTTATATCACTTCCGGACATTATGCAAAATACGGCAAAGATTCATTTCAGCCCATCCATACACCGGAGGAAGGGGAAGAGTACTTCCTAAAGCCGATGAACTGTCCTCACCACTGTATGATTTATAAAAATTCACCCCGCTCCTATAAGGAGCTGCCTCTGCGTCTGGCAGAGTTCGGTACGGTTTGCCGTTATGAGCAAAGTGGTGAGTTGCACGGATTGACACGCGTCCGCAGTTTTACGCAGGATGATGCACATATCTTCTGTCGTCCCGACCAAGTGAAAGATGAGTTCCTTCGTGTGATGGACATCATTTCCATTGTATTCCAATCAATGAACTTCGAGAATTTTGAAGCGCAGATTTCCTTGCGTGACAAGGTGAATCGTGAAAAGTATATCGGTAGCGACGAGAATTGGGAAAAGGCAGAGCGGGCCATCATCGAAGCGTGCGAAGAGAAAGGGTTGAAAGCGAGAGTGGAATATGGCGAAGCGGCTTTCTATGGACCAAAGTTGGACTTCATGGTGAAAGATGCTATCGGACGTCGTTGGCAGTTGGGTACTATTCAGGTGGATTATAATTTGCCGGAACGCTTCCAGCTGGAATATACCGGTGCCGACAATCAAAAACACCGCCCGGTTATGGTGCATCGTGCTCCGTTCGGTTCGATGGAACGTTTTGTTGCTGTTCTTATCGAACATACGGCAGGCAAATTCCCGTTATGGCTGACTCCCGATCAGGTGGTTGTCTTGCCCATCAGTGAAAAGTTTAACGACTACGCTCATGAGGTAGAACAATATCTGAAAAAATATGACATTCGTGCTGTTGTAGACGAACGTAATGAGAAAATCGGCCGTAAGATTCGTGATAATGAGATGAAGCGTATTCCTTATATGCTGGTTGTAGGTGAAAAAGAGGCGGAGAATAGAGAAGTTGCTGTGCGTAAGCAGGGAGAAGGTGATCAAGGAACCCTGAAAATAGAGGATTTTGCAAAAAAAGTGAACGAAGAGATTCAGAATATGATAAATAAGTGGTAA
- the infC gene encoding translation initiation factor IF-3: MKNDSLKGQHRINEQIRAKEVRIVGDEIEPKVYPIAQALKLAEEHEADLVEISPTATPPVCRIIDYSKFLYQLKKRQKEQKAKQVKVNVKEIRFGPQTDDHDYNFKLKHAKGFLEDGDKVKAYVFFKGRSILFKEQGEVLLLRFANDLEEYAKVDQMPVLEGKRMIIQLSPKKVTAPKKTMAPKVAERALQVAPAKTEEE; the protein is encoded by the coding sequence ATGAAAAATGACAGCTTAAAAGGGCAACATCGGATTAACGAGCAGATCCGTGCCAAAGAAGTCCGTATTGTGGGCGATGAAATAGAACCGAAGGTCTATCCGATAGCACAGGCTTTAAAACTTGCTGAAGAGCATGAAGCTGATCTTGTGGAGATATCTCCGACTGCAACCCCTCCTGTTTGTCGTATTATTGATTATTCTAAATTTCTGTATCAATTAAAGAAACGCCAAAAGGAACAAAAAGCCAAACAAGTCAAAGTAAATGTAAAGGAAATCCGATTTGGGCCTCAGACGGATGACCATGATTATAATTTTAAGTTGAAGCATGCCAAGGGCTTTTTGGAAGATGGGGATAAGGTGAAAGCTTATGTGTTTTTTAAAGGCCGTTCCATCTTATTCAAGGAGCAGGGAGAAGTATTGCTCCTGCGTTTTGCCAATGACTTGGAAGAGTATGCAAAGGTGGATCAGATGCCTGTTTTGGAGGGAAAACGTATGATCATTCAGCTTTCTCCCAAAAAGGTCACCGCACCCAAAAAAACAATGGCTCCGAAGGTTGCGGAACGTGCGCTACAGGTTGCTCCGGCTAAAACAGAAGAAGAATGA
- the rpmI gene encoding 50S ribosomal protein L35 produces MPKIKTNSGAKKRFTLTGTGKIKRQHAFHSHILTKKTKKQKRNLCHSTLVNPADVAQVKELLAMK; encoded by the coding sequence ATGCCAAAGATCAAGACTAACTCCGGTGCTAAAAAGAGATTCACTCTTACCGGAACAGGTAAAATCAAGAGACAGCACGCTTTTCATAGTCATATTTTGACTAAGAAAACTAAGAAGCAGAAAAGAAACTTATGCCATTCTACACTTGTCAATCCGGCTGATGTGGCCCAAGTGAAGGAACTCTTAGCAATGAAGTAA
- the rplT gene encoding 50S ribosomal protein L20 — translation MPRSVNHVASRARRKKILKLTRGYFGARKNVWTVAKNTWEKGLTYAFRDRKNKKRNFRALWIQRINAAARLEGMSYSKLMGALHKAGIEINRKVLADLAMNHPEAFKAIVAKAKVA, via the coding sequence ATGCCAAGATCAGTAAATCATGTTGCTTCCAGAGCAAGAAGAAAGAAAATTTTGAAATTAACCAGAGGTTACTTTGGTGCAAGAAAGAATGTTTGGACCGTAGCCAAGAATACCTGGGAAAAAGGTTTGACCTATGCGTTCCGTGACCGTAAAAACAAAAAAAGAAACTTCCGCGCTTTGTGGATTCAGCGTATTAATGCTGCCGCTCGTTTGGAAGGCATGTCTTATTCTAAGCTGATGGGGGCTTTACACAAAGCAGGAATCGAAATCAACCGCAAGGTGTTGGCAGATTTGGCGATGAACCACCCGGAAGCTTTCAAGGCTATTGTAGCCAAAGCAAAAGTTGCATAA